From Haemorhous mexicanus isolate bHaeMex1 chromosome 2, bHaeMex1.pri, whole genome shotgun sequence, the proteins below share one genomic window:
- the IL17D gene encoding interleukin-17D: protein MQRGAGHFSNSSSAGRASGTARRRSPPLSPAPWRRSSPGAMQRGRVRAALAALLALLCAALLPLRPEAARAPKQRPARTRSCGERPEELLEQLYGRLAAGMLSAFHHTLQPEPPGRKHNASCPAGARPPADKRVRLPVNLRSASPWAYRISYDPTRYPKYIPEAYCLCKGCLMGIFGEESLHFRSTPVFMPTVILRRTPACAGGRYVYTEDYITIPVGCTCVPEQEKEAESVNSSIDKQEVKLLVGQNKPSSE, encoded by the exons ATGCAGCGAGGCGCGGGGCACTTTTCCAACAGCTCCTCCGCCGGGAGAGCCAGTGGCACGGCGCGGCGCCGCAGCCCGCCGCTCTCCCCGGCTCCCTGGAGGAGAAGCAGCCCGGGCGCCATGCAGCGAGGCAGG GTGCGGGCGGCGCTGGCGGCGCTGCTGGCGCTGCTCTGCGCGGCGCTGCTCCCGCTCCGCCCGGAGGCCGCCAGGGCGCCCAAGCAGCGGCCGGCGCGGACCCGGAGCTGCGGCGAGCGgcccgaggagctgctggagcagctgtaCGGGCGGCTGGCGGCGGGCATGCTCAGCGCCTTCCACCACACCCTGCAGCCCGAGCCGCCGGGCCGCAAGCACAACGCCAGCTGCCCCGCCGGGGCACGGCCGCCCGCGGACAAGAGGGTCCGGCTCCCCGTCAACCTGCGCAGCGCATCGCCCTGGGCATACAG GATCTCCTATGATCCCACGAGATACCCTAAGTACATTCCCGAAGCCTACTGCCTGTGCAAAGGCTGCCTGATGGGGATCTTTGGCGAGGAGAGCCTGCACTTCCGCAGCACGCCGGTGTTCATGCCCACCGTCATCCTGCGCCGCACGCCCGCCTGCGCCGGGGGCCGCTACGTCTACACCGAGGATTACATCACCATCCCCGTGGGCTGCACCTGCGTCCCCgagcaggaaaaggaggcaGAGAGCGTCAATTCCAGCATAGATAAGCAAGAAGTGAAGTTGCTGGTGGGCCAGAACAAGCCCTCATCAGAATGA